TAGTGATTTTTTCGATTTGGGTAACGTGTCTGCTCATTTCTACGTAGAATTTGCCGTTACTAATCTTGACATCGAGCGATTGAATTTGGCTTGGCAACGTTTAATTGAGCGTCATGAGATGCTACGAGCAGTAATTTTACCGGATGCCCAACAGCAGATTCTCGAAACTGTGCCTCCCTTTGCTGTGGAAGTCATCGACTTACGGGGTCAAAAAGAGGCGGAGGAGCAAATAGCAGCGATGCGCCAGCAAATGAAGGATAATGGCCCGTCACTCGATAAATATCCTTTATTTGAGGTGCGGGTACAGTTATTGGATGAGGAGCGATGTCTAGCGACAAGACGCTTCGCGTCTACGCAACTCCACATCAGCATTAGTTTATTAATCTGCGATGCTTTAAGTGGTGGGTTTGTCTTCCAAGATTTATATCAGTTTTACCTCAATCCCCAAGCACAGTTACCAGCCCTGAATCTCTCTTTCCGAGATTACATTCTGACGCTGAATCAACGCCGTCAAACAGCAGCCTACCAAAAAGCCCGTGATTACTGGTGGCCAAGGTTATCTGAAATTCCCCCAGCCCCGGAATTGCCCCTAGCCAAAAGTCCAAGTGCTATTGAGAAACCCACTTTTACCCGTTGGCAAGGGCAACTAGCACCAGCAGTTTGGCAGCAATTCAAAACACGAGTCAGTCAGCTGGGACTAACACCGGCGGCTGCGATTTGTGCTGCTTATGCCACCATCCTCACCACTTGGAGCAAAAACCAAAAACTCACAGTTAACATCCTCTACTTTAACCGCGAACCATTGCATCCACAGGTGTATCAGGTTTTAGGTAACTGTAGTTCTACCCTACTGCTGACAGTTGATCACACCCAAAGCGAAAGCTTCGCCGCCCAAGCCAAACGCTTACAAGAGCAGTTGTGGAGTGATTTGGAACATACGGCGGTGACTGGTGTGGAGGTATTGGGCGAACTCAATCGGATGCAAGGGGGAACTGCTAGAGCTGCAATGCCTTGTACTTTTGCTAGTGCTTTGGGTTTGGGAAACCGTGACACTCAAACTAATGCTGCGGGTGAGCAGGATTGGCAGGTAATTTGTAACGGCTTGTTGCAAACGCCTTTCGTCCTCCTCGACCACCAAATTGTTGAAGAAAACGGCGCTTTGCTCCTGAATTGGGATGCTGTAGAAGAAGCTTTTCCCCCTAATTTAATGGCCCAAATGTTTGATGCTTACCAACTGCTATTGCATCGTTTGGCTGAGTCAGACAATACTTGGCAGACTACCACAGAATGGTTAGTACCTAAAGCACAACTACAACAACGAGCAGCCGTCAATGCTACCAAAACTACCATTTCCACCCAGTTGTTGCATGAGTTGTTTGTTGAACAAGCGACTCAACACCCAGAAAAATTAGCGATCGCTGCTTCTCAATTGACTTTGACTTACGCCGAACTCGATCACCTATCTAACTACATTGGTAGACAACTGCGAGACTTAGGCGCTCGTCCCAATCAGTTGGTAGCCGTGGTGATGGAAAAAGGTTGGGAGCAGTTAGTCGCTGTTTTGGGAATTCTCAAATCAGGTGCAGCTTACTTACCAATCGACCCCAGCCTACCCCAAGAACGTCTTAACTGGCTGCTGGATAACGCTGAAGTAGCGATCGCTTTTACCCAACCTCGGCTAGAAGTAAATCTCAGCTTCGCGACTCAAGTCAAATGGCTAACAATTGATGACTCAACCCTGGTACAAGCCTCTACCAGTCAACCTTTACCATCAATACAAACCCCAGAAGATTTAGCCTACGTCATCTACACCTCCGGCTCAACCGGCATACCCAAAGGTGTCACCATTGACCATCGCGGTGCAGCTAACACCATCCTCGATATTAATCAACGGTTTGGCATGACAGCAGAGGATCGGGTATTTGCTATTTCCTCCTTGAGCTTTGACTTGTCAGTGTATGACATATTCGGAACGCTCGCAGCTGGTGGTACAATTATCATGCCCGATGCTCAAGGCAGCCGCGATCCGGCGCATTGGCTGGATGTTCTCCAACGGGAGCAGGTGACAGTCTGGAACTCTGCACCAGCGTTAATGAAATTGTTAGTCGAATATGCAGGCGATCGCTGCGATCGCTTATCGTCTTCCATACGGTTGGTGATGATGAGTGGCGATTGGATTCCGGTAACTCTACCGGAGCAAATTCACTCCTTGGGTAACGATGTCCAAGTAATCAGTTTGGGAGGAGCTACGGAAGCTTCCATCTGGTCAATTTTCTATCCTATCGAGGCAGTTGACCCTAGCTGGACTAGCATCCCCTACGGTAAACCCCTGAGTAACCAAAGCATCCACATCCTTGATGAAGCCTTGCAACCCCGTCCTGATTGGGTTCCAGGACAAATTTACATCGGTGGTGTCGGTTTAGCTCAGGGATATTGGCGAGATGCAGCCAAAACCCAAGCCAGCTTTATTCAGCATCCCCGCACGGGAGAGCGTCTTTACTGCACAGGGGACTTGGGACGCTATCTGCCGGATGGTAACATCGAGTTTTTAGGAAGAATTGATTTTCAGGTTAAAATTCGCGGTTATCGAATAGAAATAGGCGAAATTGAAACTGTCTTGCAGCAACACCCAGCCATCCGTTCTGTTGCTGTTTCAGCCGTTGGCGAACAACGGGATGACAAGCAATTGGTAGCTTATATCGTTTTTGAGCAGGAACAATCAATTACTTCATTAGAATTGCGTAGCTACCTCCAGCAGAAGTTACCAGAATACATGATTCCCTCAATGTTCATGTTTATGGACAGCTTGCCCTTGTCATCCAACGGTAAAGTCGATCGCCGTGCTTTACCTGACCCAGAACCAAGTCAAGCAGATTTAGAGGCAATTGTCGCACCCAGAGACAGCTTAGAGTTACAACTTGTACAAATTTGGCAAGAAATCTTGAAATTGCCGGAGGTAGGTATTACTAATAATTTCTTTGAACTGGGTGGAACTTCTATTCAAGCTGTGCGCTTGATGACGCAAATTCACAAACTGTTTGCTCAGAATTTGCCCTTGTCTACGTTGTTCCAAGGTGGGACTGTTGAGCATTTAGCGCGGACTCTGCGGGAATCGTCAGATAGTTCAGTGCCTTGGTCGCCTTTAGTCAGTATCCAGCCCTCTGGTTCTCAGCCGCCTTTCTTCTGCGTTCATCCAGCTGGTGGTAATGTGCTTTGCTATATGGATCTCTCCCGTCGCTTGGGTGCAGATCAGCCGTTCTACGGTCTTCAGGCTGTGGGCATGGATGGAGAACAACCACCGTTCACCACTATCGAAGATATGGCAACTGATTATATTGCCGCCATCCGCACCGTTCAACCACAAGGGCCATACTCTATCGGTGGCTGGTCTTTCGGGGGAATTGCAGCCTTGGAAATTGCCCAGCAATTGCGCCAGCAAGGTCAAGAAGTCAATATGCTGGTACTTATCGACTGTCCCGCACCCTTATCTGGCGAAGATTTGGACGAAGCTACCTTAGCAGCTTGGTTTATCCAAGACTTAGAAGGTCGATTTGATCTTGATGCTACTAGATTGCAGCAGTTACAGCAACTAGATACCGCACAACAGTTGAATTACATCCTAGAACAAGCCAGACTACTGCACTTAGTTCCGCCAGATGCTGGAGTTGAACAAGTCAACTATTTGTTCGAGGTGTTCAAATGCAATATGCGAGCGATCGAATCCTACACACCGCGTCTCTACGAGGGGCTAGCAACACTGCTGCGGGCAGAAAACCAACCACTAGAAAATCCCACCAACCCAGCTTTAGATTGGCACAAATTACTCACCAATTTGGAAGTGCGTTGGATTCCAGGCAACCACTACACGATGGTCAGAGAACCAGATGTGCAAACATTGGCAACCCAATTGAGGGCTTGTCTGGCAGTTATGAACAACTGGAAATAGGGAAGATAATTGCTCTCCTCCACCCTCTTACCCCAGCCTTTTCATCATTTCTTTAGGAGTTAACTTGTGGAACTAATAACACAATTTCAGTTTGCAGTGGCTTTCCCAGAACAACTACCACAAGTAGATGTCAAAGCCATTCTCTGCTTGGTTCATTCACTGTATTGGCTATTAATTGTCAATGCATCCATCATTAGACGGCGCAAACTCAATAACCCAGAGTCATTTGTTGACACCTCCACAAAAGAACCAGTTGCTAGTGAGTCATCTATCACTCCTCAAGGTCCACCAGCACTATTTCTCACCAGTGCTACCTACGGTATCTTTTACATTTTGCTAGCAATTTGGTGGGCAAATCCCGATGCGCTAGGATTTTTTGTATTTCAACCGACTTTTCCGATTCAAGCTTTAGGAATTGCTATTCTTGGTTTGGCATTAATTGTGAAAGTATGGTCTTTTTGGGTTTTTCGCAGTTGGCGGTTATTTCCCCACATCGATCCCGGTCATCAACTTGTGACCAAAGGGCCTTATAGTTTTGTCAGACATCCACTTTACTTCGCTTTTCAACTTCTGTTTTTTGGCTCGTTTCTAATTGTTCCAAGACTGGGATTTTTACTGCAAGTAATTGCTAATTTCTTAGCTCATGATTTTCGCTGCCGAGTTGAAGAAAAAATATTGCTGCAAGCTTTTAATAATGCATACGAGGCATATAAAAAACGCACTCGTCGTTTATTGCCTTGGGTGTATTAATATAGTCTAATGGCGTAGGGATATATTTTAAAAAATATGTCCCTTGGCTAAATTCTTAACTTTGCAAAACTAGACTTTATAGATTTAAGTTAAATTATGAAATATCAGTTTTTTGCCAAAACTATAAACTTGAAATTTGTTGTAATTTTAGGCGTTGCGGCTTTAGCTACTTGTGCTACTTCCTTTTATTTAGTTTTAAATAATCAACTAGAAAATCAAAAGCGATCGCAGCAGGCTATTGCAGCTAATAATAAAATTCAAGCAAGTCCCAATGCGGTTGCTGCTAGGGGGTATCTAGAGCCTAAAGGAGAAGTAATTAAGCTATCTGCTCCTACTTCTATACAAGGTGAAGGTGTACGACTTGCAAAGCTACTTGTCAAACAAGGAGACAAGGTAAAAACAGGTCAAGTAGTGGCAATTCTGGATAATCAAGAACGTCTGCAAGCAGCTTTGGAACAGGCAAAAACTGAAGTTAATGTTTCTCAAGCTAAACTAGAACAGACTAAAGCAGGCGCGAAAACAGGAGATATTAATGCTCAAACAGCAAAATATCAACAAACAAGAGCAGAACTAGAAGGTCAACTCACAATTCAAAGAGCAACTATTGCCAATTTAGCAGCTCAGTTACAAGGAGAAAAGAATTCTCAAGCCGCAACCATTAAGAGGATTCAAGCTGAACTGCAATATGCTCAAACTGAATGCGATCGCTATAATGCTTTGTATCAAAAAGGAGTAGTTTCAGCTTCTCAACGAGATAGCACTTGTCTACAAAACAATACTGCTCAAGAACAACTTGCAGAAGCTGAATCTAATTTACAAAAAATTATTACTACTAGAACAGAACAAGTCAAAGAAGCACAAGCCAATTTCAATCGCACATTAGCAACCTTAAAAAAGGAAGTTGAAGAAGCCAAAGCAACTCTAAATGCCACCGCAGAAGTCCGCCCTGTAGATGTCAATGTGGCAGAATCAGAGCTAAAAAATGCCCAGGCTGCTGTGAAAAAATCTCAAGCAAACTTAAATTTAGCTTATGTGCGATCGCCTAAAAATGGACAAGTTTTAAAAATTCACACATGGGCTGGTGAAGTTATTAGTAACGATGGAATTATCGAGTTAGGTCAGACAGAACAAATGTACGCGATCGCAGAAGTTTATGAAACCGATATTAGTAAAGTTCGTCTTGGTCAACAAGCAACTGTTACCAGTGGTGGATTAATCGAAGAACTTAAAGGCAATGTAGATGAAGTTGGTTTAAAAGTTGGCGTTTTAAATGCTTTAGGAACCGATCCTGTTGCGGATGCAGATACTAGAGTTGTCGAAGTGAAAATTCGTCTGTCTCCACAATATAGCCGAAAAGTTGCTAACCTAACTAATTTAGAAGTCAACGTCATGATTAATACTGAATCACCCTCAAATTGACACCTTTTTTATCTATAAATTTTCAAAAAATAAACAAAATAAATATTATTATACTATTTCTTTGTGTGCTTCGCGTCTATGCGGTTCGTTTTTTTTCTTATACTTCTCTCCTAATATGGTTTAGTGCATCTTAATACAGAATTGGTATTACGTCGATCTCTTTTTTAGTTTGTTGTAAATTTTAAATATAAACATTATGCGTAGCAAAAAAATACCAGTAGCTTGGTTACAACTTAGATATCAAAAAGCCAGATTAATTATTGCTTTATTAGGAGTAGTTTTTGCTGTAGTAATTGTCTTCATCCAACTAGGCATTCGAGATGCTTTATTTGACAGCGCTGTTCGTTTGCACCAAGGTTTACAAGGAGATTGTTTTTTGATTAGTCCTCGTTCTACAGCTTTAATTGCTATGGAAAGTTTTCCAGAACGACGTTTATCTCAGTCTTTAGCATTTCCAGAAGTTAATTATGTTGCACCGATATATTTAGGCTTTGGTCAATGGAAAAATCCTGAAACTAAAGACTATTGGCGGAATATATTTGTGATTGGTTTTGATATTCGCTATCAGGTCGTAGATTTTGCTGGAGTTGAGGAAAATATCAACAAACTAAAAATTCCAAATGTGGTTTTATTTGACCGCAGTTCTCGTGCTGAATTTGGGCCTGTGGTTGCAGATTTTGAGCAAAAAGGTAATGTAGAAACAGAAATTGGGAACCGTTCTTCAAATCGCCGGGTTAAAGTAGCTGGCCTATTTAATTTAGGTACATCTTTTGGTTCAGATGGAAATTTAGTCACCAGTCATCTTAACTTCTTAAGGATTTTTAGCTCTCGTTATAAAGGATTAATTGATATTGGTTTAATCAAATTAAAACCAGGATATGATGTCCAAGAGTTTACAGGAAAATTAAAAACGTTTTTACCTAAAGATGTAAAAGTATTATCAAAAGAACAACTTATTGCTTTTGAAAAAAATTACTGGCAAACTAGTACAGCTATTGGATTTATTTTTAACTTAGGGGTAGGATTAGGAATTGTGGTAGGTATTGTAGTCGTATACCAAATTCTCTATACCAATGTTTCTGAACATTTACCTCAATATGCCACTTTAAAAGCAATTGGTTATCAACAAAGATACCTTTTATCTATAGTTTTACAGCAAGCATTATTAATTGCAATTTTAGGCTACATACCGGGGTTTTTAATTTCTATAATTCAGTATGAATTTGCTAAAAAAGCTACACTTCTACCTATTGTAATGACAATAGATAGGGCTGCTTTTGTGCTGATAGCAACTGTTATTATGTGTTTTGTTTCGGGCGCAACAGCCGTGAGAAAACTCAAACAAGCAGATCCGGCTGATATTTTTTAGTAGAGATGTAGCATTGCAACATCTCTACAGGATTTATACGCATCGTGATTAATGTGAAATAGATTAGTCTGCTGTTTTTTCTAAGTAACCTTGTCTAATACTTTCAGCTTCAGCTATTTCCCTGATATTCTCCATCACTCTCGGTAAAACTTTTTTAAACTTTTTGCCGAGAAACCAACCAAATAAAAATGCCAAGGCTCCTTTAAATGAGACTTCATGAGTAAATGATGTACTACCTGCATGAATATTCAAGTAGCGATATACATTTAACTTGCAAAATGGTAACTGAATTGTGAATGTATAACTCTTTCCTGGGCTAAACTGCGAAATTGTAAATTTAGAAGTTGTACCTGTTTTCGGTGTTAATTTACCTACCGCATTAAGCTTAAAAGGACTCTCAAGATATGAATCACACACTTCGGTATCCCATACTGACCAATTATCTACATCAGTCCAAATCGCCCAAATTCTTTCAGGTGTGGCAAACGTTGTGACAGTATTGCTAAACTTCATATAACTCTCTCATCTGGTTAGATACAATGCAGTATGCAATTTTTTGAGATTATTTAAGCTGACTGATAGGGCCTCGTGTAACGATCGTAGGATCTTCAAGAATATTGAACTTTTTGACTACGATATTACTAATTGCTGAGTTATTTCTCATCCCAACATTGAAAATATTTTCGACATAGTTGTTCAGAGATTTTTCATCTTCAAACAGATAAAACCCACTAGCTTCTTTGTTACCTTCATCAATTGACCAAATTTTCCAGCGCAGTCCTGGTGCTTTGGCGATACGAGGTGCAACATCCTTCATCTGCTTTCTAAAGTCAGACGTGGAATTGTTGTATTTGAAATTAATCTGAAGGATACGACTAGAAGTTGATGGAGTTGTCTGATTTTCAGCCAATAAATTTTGCGAAGTGACACTCGTCGCACCAGCAAAAGATCCTGCTAGCCCAACTGTACCAACCACAAACATCAAGCGAAGCAATCTCAATATCATAGTTTTTTGCCTTTTGATCGAGATTTGGCAACATTTGAGACACAAAGGACAAAAATGTCGTGAAAAAGTACTATATTGACATTGCCAATATGACATTAAATATTGTCACTGTCAATATGACCTATGAAACCAAAAGATAAATATCATCACGGTAATTTACGTAACAAATTAATTGCAATTGCAACAGAACTTCTGTCAGAAGAAGGCGCTCATAGTTTGAGTTTGCGGAAGATTTCTCAAAGAGCAGGAGTCAGTCATAACGCTCCTTATATGCACTTTGCAGATAAAGAGGCGGTTTTAGCAGCGATCGCAGAAGAAGGTTTTCGGTTGCTGTCAGCGCAAGTAGAAACAGCAGTAGATAAAGTTAATCAAAATACTAAGCAGCAGTTAATTGCCGCTAGTAGTGCATACGTTAATTTCGCATTACAGCATTCAAATCATTTACAAGTAATGTTCTGTTACTACAATCGAGAGAAATATCCGAGTTTGATCGAGGTTTCACAGGCATCCCTAGATCAATTATTCAAAATTGTCCAAGCAGGACAGAAAGACGGAACGCTGATTGCAGGCAATCCTCACGAAATAACTAAAACAATTTGGGCATTGGTACATGGCGTAGCAGCGATTTCTATTGCTTATGAATCAAAGATTCTACTTCCAGAAAAAAATTCAGCACAAGAGGTAGTATCAACGTTTGTGACGCTGTTGCTGAATGGATTAGCCAGATGAAGTAACCAACCCAGGGCAAACGCATCTAAATTACTCTTGATCGCAACGAAGTTAAGAACCAACGAAAAAATCAGGATTTCGAGTTTGATTATTAGACATGTCCTTAAAACAATCATTGGCGTTGCTGAATGAAGGGATGAATTGATTTATAAAAGTATGGTTTGATACTTCAAGTAGTGGAGTAATAATTTAATTGAGTATCTCAGCATTTGTTCTGATTTGGAATAACATAAAGTTTTGCGATGAAGGCGTGCAAGATAATGTCTAAGCCTTGTATTTTCATTTTCTACCCGCGTCATATATGTTTTACTCACAATTTGGTCTCCATCGGGAATAAAACTGGGGTAAACCTTCCAGCCATCAGTTACATAGAAATAGCATTTCCACTTTTCAATATTTTCCCAAAGTGGCTTAAAAGTTTCAGCTACTTCGACTTCGCTCAGTACAAGACTATGGTCTCCTAAAACCCAAGCTAAAATACCTTGAGTAAAGTGGTTTACTGCTGTCCACAGCCAAATTTTGTTTTTTTTGACCCAACAAATGTCTCTAATTCATCTAGTTCTCCCACTTCTGGAATCACATTTTCTTCCGGGACATCTGGCAGTTTCTCGCCCATTTGTTTCACCCAGAAAATAATAGTTGTATGACAAGACCTTTGCCAAATTACGAGGGTTCAACGCCTGTGGAAACGGGATGAACACGTCCCAGGTAAGTAAGCGTTGCAAAAATTTGTGCTAATAAAATAGGCTTAGGCTTTTGAGGAAGTATTTTTAACATTTCACGGACATATCGAAAACCACGGTAATAAGCTTTCAGGTCAATAATGCCAGAACCAGGATTATGTTTACGGAAATCAGCCAGAAGATGATGGGATAAATTAACCATGAAGAAGGCCAGATTAGCAGCATTAGTCACAGCAGTCTGGCTCAAATTCATAAAATCTTCTAAACCCCAAAATTGCTTGGCATCACGGAAGTTAAATTCGATTTGAAAATGGAGTTTGTAGTAATCTATTATTTTGTCAAATGATAAATCTAAGCCACTGGAAAAGAGAATTACATGGTTGCGAGCATTGGTTTTAAGATTAGTTTTGACCAAAATAACTACATTCAGAGGCTGGGAAAATTCTTTGTGAAGAAGAGTAGCTTGATAAATATCAGTTTTAATTTCATCCTCAATAGCACTTTTACATAAATATTTGTCAGGTAGATTACGATAATCTAGCTTGTCGCCGTATTGACGACGGGAGCGTTTACTGGAGTCAGGATTTTCATAAGGGACGTATAATGCTGAATCATGGCGCAACTTGGAAATTATATGCAAGTTAACTTGTCGTGCCATCCGCAAAGCATTGTTGTTACCAAAATGACCATCTACTACCAAGTACGTCAAAGGGATAAAGTTAGCTACTAGCTCGAATAGTGAGTTAATCATCTTTTTAATTAGTAATAGTTCAGATGTTAATATCACTTCAGTTTTGTTTTTGTTTTTACTGCCTTTTGGTCTTCCCCTTCCACGTTTCTCTTGAGATTTTATTTTTTTGATTGCTCTGGTGCTATTGATTTGGGTATCACTTTTGATTGCCTGTTCTATCCTAATAGGAAATGACTGTCTCTCTGACACGGTTACTAATGACAATACGAAGAAAGATAAACCATTAATTGGTTTACTGACCAGGCTAGAAAAAAATCTATCTACCCCGTATGTTTGCTTACCTGATTTACTAACTACAACTTCATCTCCTGCAAGCAAATATACATCCTGCTCTCGCCACAAATGTTTACGAAAAAACAGCCAAAACAATGTTGCCCAAGGTATTACTGTATGAAAGAACCTCAACATTGTCCGATAACTACCACCCATTTCTGCCCACCGGGATATTCCCAACATTGTGATTCGCCCATTCATCGCTAACATGGCCTGTATTATCTGGTTCAACTGCCGCATCGTTGTGGCGTTTATCTGCGGTAGAAGACATTGCAATAGTGATAAGATGTCGGGCATGGGCGGCTAGTAGTTTCTGAGTTGTCGTTGTGAGAGACAATAACTCTACTACGAAACGCCCTGCCTCTTCATGCTCTTATTTTGGCAACGGTATTGATCTATGGCGCTACTTTTTACGCAACTGCTTCCCAGGGTAAAATCCAGGCACTATCTAATAATTACTAATTCGTAATTCGTAATTAATTCATAATTGTGTAACTATCAGAATAGTTGTAAAAACCTTAAAGTTAAACAATTTTCTCCATGCGCTCGTTACTCTTTCAAAACTTAAAGCTGACTATTCCTACAGCTTTATTATTTACGGTTCTTGGATATATTCTAAGTCTATTTCTGAGTTTTCTTACCAATCCACAAGCAGCAAGATGGCAATTCCATCTAGAATTCGGGCCTGAACCCTAAAACCTTCATGAGCTTGCAATTTTTCAAACTCAGGCAGCATTCTCCGGTACAGCGCTCGGAATTCTAATAGCTCAAACAACTTTTTTTGTATATGTAAGTAAATTTGGACTCAGCAATCGTAGCACTAAGCAGTAATCGTAAGCGATGTCACTCGGCTTGCCGCTTGCGCGTCTACGCCATCTGCAACATCCACAATTTCACACTCACATTCCCCCTGTCATTGCCATACCCTGTCTTTATAACAGCGATTGCTATAGCTTTGGAGTGATTGAATTGCTACTGGTAAAGCAATTCATCTATGGCGCTACTTTTTCTTTAAACTGTTTACCAGCAGAAAACGCAGGTATTCTGGTAGCCGGAATCGTCATTGTCTCCTGGGTTTTGGGATTACGCCCTTCACGCTCGGCACGTTCGCGTCGCTCGAATGAGCCAAAGCCAATCAGCGTTACCTTTTCACCATTGGCTACAGCTTCGGTAACAACTGACAAAAAAGCACTGATGACTTCATCAGCTTGCTTTTTTGTGATGTTGGTCTTTGTTGCGACAGCATCCACTAATTCGCCTTTGTTCATAAATAAATCGCCCTGAAACATTGCAAGTAAACGAAATCTAGCATTATTACCTCTTATTCATAAAGGGGAAATGGAATAATTTTTTAGCAACACGCGAAAATTAACAATGCACAACGACTATTACTGTGTTGATTTGGCGCGATAGATCATTACCATTTCGTTTCCCTAAATGTTTGACTGTTGTAACTGTTGCACTTTCGGTTAGATAAATCCACTTTCATATTCAGTCAAAAGAGATAGGATATCTATCCATAGGTACTACAAAACAGCTAGGAAACGTTCAATAGGCAATCGACATTTGGTTCCTCTGGCAGCGATCACAGTATATAAGTGCGATGCTTCAATTCACCACGGCTTTTTGCCAAGCTATATAGTCTTTACCGTCCTGTTTCACCTATCTGATCTGCATCGTCTGCTACTCCATTACGAAAGCGTACTTCTAAGCCGTGTTCTGGGTCCCAGTCACACCCAGCTATCAACTTAAAGGTAGCAATATCTAGGTCATACTCCACATAGATATATGAGAAAGTGACCTGATCCCAGACCTGAATCGGATTAGGCAACACAGGCATTGACTCATCTCCAATCATGTCACGATATACATCATAATTTTGCAGCACCAGAGGAGCAGTGACGTGTAAAACATCAGGTGACAAGGCTAGAGCTTGCCGAATAGCTTCACGCTGAAGTGATGAAAGTTCCCCAATTTGCCCCTGTTCAAAATCCACACAAATCCGTACACGGCGATCGCCCAAAACAGCACATTGTGCTAAAGTCCAATAGTTATCTTCCAATATAATCTGTCCAAACTCAGCATCGTAATAACTTCTTGGGGATTCCATCATCTTCAGATACTACCTTTATTCTGGGCTTCCCTAGCAACTCCAAAAACTAGTGAAAATTTTACTTTGAAATTAGTCGTACTTTTTAAACGAGAATATCGATAGTTAAAGTTAAGTTCTGTATCCCTAACCAGCTTCTCCTTTTAGAAGTTCCCATTCATCCAAAATAGCGCAAATGCAGTTAT
The Nostoc punctiforme PCC 73102 genome window above contains:
- a CDS encoding methyltransferase family protein, whose product is MELITQFQFAVAFPEQLPQVDVKAILCLVHSLYWLLIVNASIIRRRKLNNPESFVDTSTKEPVASESSITPQGPPALFLTSATYGIFYILLAIWWANPDALGFFVFQPTFPIQALGIAILGLALIVKVWSFWVFRSWRLFPHIDPGHQLVTKGPYSFVRHPLYFAFQLLFFGSFLIVPRLGFLLQVIANFLAHDFRCRVEEKILLQAFNNAYEAYKKRTRRLLPWVY
- a CDS encoding ABC exporter membrane fusion protein — protein: MKYQFFAKTINLKFVVILGVAALATCATSFYLVLNNQLENQKRSQQAIAANNKIQASPNAVAARGYLEPKGEVIKLSAPTSIQGEGVRLAKLLVKQGDKVKTGQVVAILDNQERLQAALEQAKTEVNVSQAKLEQTKAGAKTGDINAQTAKYQQTRAELEGQLTIQRATIANLAAQLQGEKNSQAATIKRIQAELQYAQTECDRYNALYQKGVVSASQRDSTCLQNNTAQEQLAEAESNLQKIITTRTEQVKEAQANFNRTLATLKKEVEEAKATLNATAEVRPVDVNVAESELKNAQAAVKKSQANLNLAYVRSPKNGQVLKIHTWAGEVISNDGIIELGQTEQMYAIAEVYETDISKVRLGQQATVTSGGLIEELKGNVDEVGLKVGVLNALGTDPVADADTRVVEVKIRLSPQYSRKVANLTNLEVNVMINTESPSN
- the devC gene encoding ABC transporter permease DevC, whose amino-acid sequence is MRSKKIPVAWLQLRYQKARLIIALLGVVFAVVIVFIQLGIRDALFDSAVRLHQGLQGDCFLISPRSTALIAMESFPERRLSQSLAFPEVNYVAPIYLGFGQWKNPETKDYWRNIFVIGFDIRYQVVDFAGVEENINKLKIPNVVLFDRSSRAEFGPVVADFEQKGNVETEIGNRSSNRRVKVAGLFNLGTSFGSDGNLVTSHLNFLRIFSSRYKGLIDIGLIKLKPGYDVQEFTGKLKTFLPKDVKVLSKEQLIAFEKNYWQTSTAIGFIFNLGVGLGIVVGIVVVYQILYTNVSEHLPQYATLKAIGYQQRYLLSIVLQQALLIAILGYIPGFLISIIQYEFAKKATLLPIVMTIDRAAFVLIATVIMCFVSGATAVRKLKQADPADIF
- a CDS encoding SRPBCC family protein, yielding MKFSNTVTTFATPERIWAIWTDVDNWSVWDTEVCDSYLESPFKLNAVGKLTPKTGTTSKFTISQFSPGKSYTFTIQLPFCKLNVYRYLNIHAGSTSFTHEVSFKGALAFLFGWFLGKKFKKVLPRVMENIREIAEAESIRQGYLEKTAD
- a CDS encoding non-ribosomal peptide synthetase, translated to MSASQLLDDLTQNGVYLWAEGDKLRFRAPKGVLTEELRDRLTAHKLELLAILQTPVPTAEFTLVHAPEERYQPFPLTDLQQAYALGGSDFFDLGNVSAHFYVEFAVTNLDIERLNLAWQRLIERHEMLRAVILPDAQQQILETVPPFAVEVIDLRGQKEAEEQIAAMRQQMKDNGPSLDKYPLFEVRVQLLDEERCLATRRFASTQLHISISLLICDALSGGFVFQDLYQFYLNPQAQLPALNLSFRDYILTLNQRRQTAAYQKARDYWWPRLSEIPPAPELPLAKSPSAIEKPTFTRWQGQLAPAVWQQFKTRVSQLGLTPAAAICAAYATILTTWSKNQKLTVNILYFNREPLHPQVYQVLGNCSSTLLLTVDHTQSESFAAQAKRLQEQLWSDLEHTAVTGVEVLGELNRMQGGTARAAMPCTFASALGLGNRDTQTNAAGEQDWQVICNGLLQTPFVLLDHQIVEENGALLLNWDAVEEAFPPNLMAQMFDAYQLLLHRLAESDNTWQTTTEWLVPKAQLQQRAAVNATKTTISTQLLHELFVEQATQHPEKLAIAASQLTLTYAELDHLSNYIGRQLRDLGARPNQLVAVVMEKGWEQLVAVLGILKSGAAYLPIDPSLPQERLNWLLDNAEVAIAFTQPRLEVNLSFATQVKWLTIDDSTLVQASTSQPLPSIQTPEDLAYVIYTSGSTGIPKGVTIDHRGAANTILDINQRFGMTAEDRVFAISSLSFDLSVYDIFGTLAAGGTIIMPDAQGSRDPAHWLDVLQREQVTVWNSAPALMKLLVEYAGDRCDRLSSSIRLVMMSGDWIPVTLPEQIHSLGNDVQVISLGGATEASIWSIFYPIEAVDPSWTSIPYGKPLSNQSIHILDEALQPRPDWVPGQIYIGGVGLAQGYWRDAAKTQASFIQHPRTGERLYCTGDLGRYLPDGNIEFLGRIDFQVKIRGYRIEIGEIETVLQQHPAIRSVAVSAVGEQRDDKQLVAYIVFEQEQSITSLELRSYLQQKLPEYMIPSMFMFMDSLPLSSNGKVDRRALPDPEPSQADLEAIVAPRDSLELQLVQIWQEILKLPEVGITNNFFELGGTSIQAVRLMTQIHKLFAQNLPLSTLFQGGTVEHLARTLRESSDSSVPWSPLVSIQPSGSQPPFFCVHPAGGNVLCYMDLSRRLGADQPFYGLQAVGMDGEQPPFTTIEDMATDYIAAIRTVQPQGPYSIGGWSFGGIAALEIAQQLRQQGQEVNMLVLIDCPAPLSGEDLDEATLAAWFIQDLEGRFDLDATRLQQLQQLDTAQQLNYILEQARLLHLVPPDAGVEQVNYLFEVFKCNMRAIESYTPRLYEGLATLLRAENQPLENPTNPALDWHKLLTNLEVRWIPGNHYTMVREPDVQTLATQLRACLAVMNNWK